CCGCTTCTGCTCACCTCACCCCTCCACTCGCCGCTCCGCCTCAGGGATGAGCTCATTCAAATCCTCGACCAAGGGCAAGAGGACAGTGTCGGCTGCGGACGTCGGCGATGACGAAGAGCTTGAGGAGGGTGAATTGGAGACGTTCAAAAAAATATTGTAAAGGATACTTGACATGTTAAGTCTGCTTTACATGTTAAGGATACTTTACATCTAAAATCAATTAACACGAATAAGAAAACGAATAGGAAATGATTATGGAAACCATGTGCGAACCGAACAAAACTTACCGCAGACAGATGCTGATCTGGGCCATCACATATTGCGTGGTGACCTATGGTTCCGTCTATACTTTGAAGAACGCGGGAATCGAGCATTTCGGTCTGCGGACCCTGATTGCCCTGCTACCGATGTTACCCATTGCCTGGGTGGGGATCATCATCATGCGGTTCATCCGTTCCCTTGATGAACTGCAGCGGAAGATGCAATTTGAAGCTGTTGTCTTCTCCGCGGTCATGACCGGCCTTCTCACGGGGGCCTATGGCTTCATGGAAGGGGTGGGCTATCCCGAGCTGGATACCGTTTGGGTCCTTCCGATGTTGATGGTCCTCTGGGTTGTTGGACAGGCTCTTGCACGAAAGCGTTACCAATGAAGAACTCACTGAAAGAATTGCGCAATGAGGCGGGTTGGTCGCAGGCTACGCTCGGGGAGAAGCTGGGCGTATCGCGGCAGACCATCATTGCGCTGGAAAACGGAAAATACGATCCCAGCCTGAAGCTGGCCTTTTCCCTGGCGCATGTCTTCGAGCGCCGGATCGAGGACATCTTCACCCACGAATCCGGCGATGAAGGTTGAGGGAAAATAACTACCCTGTCCCCATTTCCCGTTTGAACCACCATCGGGAAGAGATCTTTCTAAGGTCAGCATCGTAGGGCGGAAAGGTATTGATTCATCTTTCTGAGATGCTTATCAGGCCTTTATGCGCTTGGATAGGTTTTGCAAATTAGTCGGAGTATCGCTCCTTTTATTTATCTGGTTGCCGATGCTGTGGGCATTCATTGCATCCAGCCTTTTTTCCTACGATCTGGAACAAATAATTGGGCCAATCGGTGGAGGACCAGCGCCGTCGTCACTTTTTCCCCTCTTTATGACGGTATCCATTTTTATGACCTGGTTTGGTGTCTTCGCCTTGGCGATCTGGACATTCTTCCCGGGTAATTGGTTGGAACGGATCATCCGTTGGCTGAATCACGGTGGAAATGAAATTCATCTAACCAAAATTGTCCTTGATGAGATTCAAGAGGAGACTGCTCTGCCTATACTCGAAGAGTCTTCCTCCGTAGCAGAAATTCCAGAGGTAGAAGGTCATCCAGACCAACGGTACATGCCGCCGGGATCTCGGTCATAGGCGATAATCTCTGCAGTGCCTTACCGCGCCCCTTTCGCCCACGCCTGCTAGGCTTCGGGGGACTTTTCGGGGCGCCAACTTTTTACTGCGCGTCACCCCCTGTTTAGCTCTTCCATGCGCGACTCCATGCGTGCAAGCGTCCTGAAAATAATTGCCACGGAGTCGTGTAAGCGGCAATGAGTCCCTATGAGGATTGCCCTACAAGCTGTTGTTTTGATGTCTGTAATTGTGCTTGCGGGGTGCGGTCGTCGGGAGGGGGACGAAGTGGCCGCCTACGACAACACGGAAGAGGTGGAGGCGTATTATGAGGCGCACCCGGAGCGCTTTGTCTTTGCCAGCCCTGAGGACCTGCCGGAGGGCCTTGACTGGCAGGACGGATCGGAGTTGGCTTCGTTCGGTGATCCGCGGGCCAAGCGGGGAGGGCATCTGCGGTTGAGACTACCCCGGTTGCAGGCGACGCTGCGTGTCCTTGGACCTGATGCCAATGGCAGCCTGCGCGGCCCCTTATGGAACGCCAATTCGGTTTTTCTCGTCTCCGGACATCCATGGGAAGACGGCTACATCCCCGGCCTTGCCCGGCGCTGGGCTGTGGAGAACACGACTCCCCAACGGATTTACTTTGAGCTGGATCCGGATGCCCGATGGAGCGATGGCCGCCCGGTGACGACGGAGGACTTCCTGTTTTCCCTTTACGTCCTCTTGTCCCCGCACGTCCAGGACCCTGCGGTGAACCGGGTGTATGATGAGAACATCGCGAACATCACCCGCTACGACGAACGGACCTTTTCCTTAACCCTCGCGAAGCCGACCCCCAGTCCGCTTGCATGGGGGGCATCCTACATTCTGTTCCAGCGCGAGTTCTACCGTGAATTCGGCCCGGATTACACCGATCGCTACCATTCGCGGTTCGCGCCTGTCACGGGTGCTTACACATTGGATACAGAGGATATCCGGCGCGGTGAGCAGGTCACCTTCCGGCGGCTGACCAATTGGTGGGCGGATGACAAGCCGTTCTACCGGTACCGT
This region of Oceanipulchritudo coccoides genomic DNA includes:
- a CDS encoding helix-turn-helix transcriptional regulator, translated to MKNSLKELRNEAGWSQATLGEKLGVSRQTIIALENGKYDPSLKLAFSLAHVFERRIEDIFTHESGDEG